The Pedobacter mucosus genome window below encodes:
- a CDS encoding YfhO family protein, whose product MNNWFSKNGIHLAIIAFFVVITFAYFSPVLQGKAPQQGDVLQAKAMQKEIMDVRAQTGKGPLWTNQMFGGMPAFQIWVQYPLNITTYGIDVIKGVFPDPVGTVLLYLLGAYLLFCVLKINPWLAAAGAIAFAFTSYNFIIIAAGHSNKALAIGFFAPILAAIILTLRGKYILGGSLLALFMALEIRSNHIQMTYYLFIALIILAGIELYHAFKTKQLPTFGKSVAYIVAGIFLAVLVNAGTLWTTYEFSKETIRGKSNLTTDKAEPATGLDKEYAYQWSQGVGESFTFLIPNLYGGASGGQLDPNGNFIKLLQDGTAANVLSPLYGQNTEQALNAIAQNAGSNYWGQKPGTSGPYYFGAIICLLFVFGLFIVKHRWKWWILGTSVLLLLLSFGQNFPLVSDLFFDYLPGYNKFRAVESILAVVGLLVPLLAILALKEAQEGKYDQKYLIQRLTWSAGITGGFALIVAIAPTVFFSFTSAAQPQLVTWLNQISQNNTSLTNQILDAVTADRISLARADAWRTLIFIAIGFGLSWAFITKKMNMQLAFGLLALFILVDLWQVDRRYLNNQNFVSKSDLETHYQPRDVDNFISADKDPNFRVFDLSLGDPFKSAETSYFHKTVGGFHSARLKRFQELVDNQLTKSINQDVLDMLNTKYIITQDPKNGSYKMQRNSTAAGNAWFVQSVQYARNSDEEMKAISSFDAKKEAIVDESYKGLIDTKRVGTGEEGFIKLTTYTPDHLTYEYSSAKDVIAVFSEIYYNKGWKMYIDGVEKPYFRADYILRAAQLEAGNHKLEFIFHPTSYYAGEKLSLAGSILLLAGLGFGFYTEEKKKKKASIKA is encoded by the coding sequence ATGAATAACTGGTTTAGTAAAAATGGCATCCATTTAGCCATCATCGCATTTTTTGTAGTCATTACTTTTGCCTACTTCAGTCCTGTTTTGCAAGGTAAAGCACCGCAACAAGGTGATGTTCTTCAGGCGAAAGCCATGCAGAAAGAGATTATGGATGTTAGGGCGCAAACAGGCAAGGGCCCACTATGGACCAACCAGATGTTTGGCGGTATGCCAGCGTTTCAAATATGGGTGCAATACCCTTTAAACATTACCACTTACGGTATCGATGTAATTAAAGGTGTTTTTCCAGATCCTGTCGGCACAGTATTGCTCTACCTTTTAGGTGCTTATTTGCTTTTCTGTGTACTCAAAATAAATCCTTGGCTAGCTGCTGCGGGGGCCATAGCTTTCGCTTTTACTTCCTACAATTTTATTATAATCGCTGCTGGGCATAGTAATAAAGCGCTGGCAATAGGTTTTTTTGCGCCTATACTAGCCGCTATAATTTTAACTTTAAGAGGCAAATATATTTTAGGTGGAAGTTTACTTGCATTATTTATGGCGTTAGAAATTAGGTCAAATCATATCCAAATGACTTACTACCTATTTATTGCCTTAATCATATTAGCAGGTATAGAACTTTATCATGCCTTCAAAACAAAACAGTTACCAACTTTCGGCAAATCAGTTGCATATATTGTTGCAGGTATTTTCCTAGCGGTACTTGTAAATGCAGGAACGTTATGGACAACTTACGAATTCTCAAAAGAAACCATCCGTGGGAAATCAAATTTAACAACAGATAAAGCAGAACCGGCAACAGGTTTAGATAAAGAATATGCTTACCAGTGGAGTCAAGGTGTTGGCGAAAGTTTTACCTTTTTAATTCCAAATTTATATGGTGGAGCTAGCGGCGGACAGTTAGATCCCAATGGAAATTTTATAAAACTTTTACAGGATGGAACTGCTGCAAATGTACTTAGTCCGCTTTATGGTCAAAATACGGAACAAGCCTTAAATGCAATTGCCCAAAACGCCGGTTCAAATTATTGGGGTCAAAAACCTGGAACTTCTGGTCCATATTATTTCGGCGCAATTATCTGTTTACTTTTTGTATTTGGTTTATTTATTGTAAAACACCGCTGGAAATGGTGGATTTTAGGAACCAGTGTTCTATTATTACTTCTTTCTTTCGGACAAAACTTCCCTTTAGTTTCCGATCTGTTTTTCGATTACTTACCAGGATATAATAAGTTTAGAGCGGTAGAATCTATACTGGCTGTTGTAGGCTTATTGGTGCCGTTATTGGCAATTTTAGCACTTAAAGAAGCACAAGAGGGTAAATACGATCAGAAATATTTAATTCAAAGATTAACGTGGTCGGCGGGCATTACTGGTGGTTTTGCATTAATTGTAGCGATTGCACCTACCGTATTTTTTAGTTTTACAAGCGCTGCACAACCACAGTTGGTTACCTGGTTAAATCAGATATCCCAAAATAATACTTCGCTAACCAATCAGATTTTAGATGCTGTAACTGCAGATCGAATTAGCTTAGCCCGTGCTGATGCATGGAGAACATTAATCTTCATCGCGATTGGATTTGGATTAAGTTGGGCATTTATCACCAAAAAAATGAATATGCAATTGGCTTTTGGTTTATTGGCATTATTTATTCTGGTAGATTTATGGCAGGTAGATCGCAGGTATTTAAACAACCAGAATTTTGTAAGTAAATCTGATTTAGAAACGCATTATCAACCAAGAGATGTAGATAATTTCATTTCAGCAGATAAAGACCCAAACTTTAGGGTTTTCGATTTATCATTAGGTGATCCTTTCAAAAGTGCAGAAACTTCTTATTTCCATAAAACAGTTGGTGGTTTTCACTCTGCCAGATTAAAACGTTTCCAAGAGTTAGTTGATAATCAATTAACAAAAAGCATTAACCAAGATGTTTTGGATATGTTAAATACTAAATACATCATCACTCAAGATCCTAAAAATGGCTCGTATAAAATGCAACGAAATTCTACAGCCGCTGGTAATGCCTGGTTTGTACAAAGCGTTCAATATGCCCGTAATTCGGATGAAGAAATGAAAGCCATTAGTAGTTTCGATGCAAAAAAAGAAGCTATTGTTGATGAAAGTTATAAAGGTTTAATCGACACCAAACGTGTGGGTACTGGTGAGGAAGGATTTATAAAATTAACAACTTATACACCCGATCATTTAACTTATGAATATTCGAGTGCTAAAGATGTGATTGCTGTCTTCTCAGAAATCTATTACAATAAAGGTTGGAAAATGTATATTGATGGTGTTGAAAAGCCATATTTTAGAGCTGATTACATTTTAAGAGCCGCTCAGTTAGAAGCTGGGAATCATAAACTAGAATTCATATTTCATCCAACTTCATATTATGCGGGAGAGAAATTATCTTTAGCAGGTTCCATTTTGTTGCTTGCAGGCTTAGGTTTTGGATTTTATACTGAAGAAAAGAAAAAGAAAAAAGCTTCAATTAAGGCATAA